A region of Pyxidicoccus parkwaysis DNA encodes the following proteins:
- a CDS encoding fatty acid desaturase family protein, producing the protein MSTSASLQAASTAPEPLPRRAAVPHELLVQATVPGLLRLAALDWVWMGACWLAMARWPWVTPLAVLVIAGRIHALGVIFHDAVHLRVRRKSVGLRFVEVLAGYPVASTWESTRYHHLRHHHDAGLPTDPYRRRPLHGWRMARAWLLLVGVVPFWVLRGPVGLLAWAVPALRVPYARLFLQARASIEGAESKEGRAHATPDGARPLIHAPASAGLKESDEVRACACSELGQVLFHLCVLALAWRWPHAVVWGYALPLLVASGFNAHRLLAEHTPAQAHGRTLADVLAVTADHGLGWLGRLWLAPRNVGCHVVHHLHPQVSLEHLPRLRAWYVARFPSHYPSPRRF; encoded by the coding sequence ATGTCCACGAGCGCCTCATTGCAAGCCGCGAGCACGGCCCCCGAGCCCCTTCCCCGACGCGCCGCGGTCCCGCATGAATTGCTGGTGCAGGCCACCGTGCCGGGTCTGCTCCGGCTCGCCGCCCTCGATTGGGTGTGGATGGGCGCGTGCTGGCTCGCGATGGCGCGATGGCCCTGGGTGACTCCGCTCGCGGTGCTCGTCATCGCCGGGCGGATTCATGCGCTGGGCGTCATCTTCCACGACGCGGTGCACCTGCGCGTGCGGCGCAAGAGCGTGGGGCTGAGGTTCGTGGAGGTGCTCGCGGGCTACCCGGTGGCGAGCACGTGGGAGTCCACGCGCTATCACCACCTGCGGCACCATCACGATGCGGGACTGCCGACGGACCCGTACCGGCGCAGGCCGCTGCACGGCTGGCGCATGGCACGCGCGTGGCTGTTGCTCGTAGGCGTGGTGCCCTTCTGGGTGCTGCGCGGGCCGGTGGGCTTGCTCGCGTGGGCCGTGCCCGCGCTGCGTGTTCCATATGCGCGGCTGTTCCTCCAGGCCCGTGCGTCCATCGAGGGCGCAGAGTCCAAGGAGGGACGAGCCCACGCGACTCCAGATGGGGCACGGCCACTCATCCATGCACCGGCATCCGCCGGGCTCAAGGAGTCAGACGAAGTGCGGGCCTGCGCATGCTCTGAGTTGGGACAGGTGCTGTTCCATCTCTGTGTGCTCGCGCTCGCCTGGCGCTGGCCTCACGCGGTGGTGTGGGGCTACGCGCTGCCGCTGCTGGTGGCCTCAGGCTTCAACGCGCACCGACTCCTGGCCGAGCACACTCCGGCCCAGGCCCACGGGCGCACGCTGGCGGACGTGCTCGCGGTGACGGCGGACCACGGGCTCGGGTGGCTGGGCCGGCTGTGGCTCGCGCCTCGCAACGTGGGCTGCCACGTGGTGCACCACCTGCACCCGCAAGTCTCGCTGGAGCACCTGCCCAGGCTGCGCGCGTGGTACGTGGCGCGCTTTCCCTCGCACTACCCTTCGCCCCGGCGCTTCTGA
- a CDS encoding DUF2169 family type VI secretion system accessory protein encodes MPHPSLENETPFAFDMMGFSDEEGRPLLLLVVKATYGIGDSGLKLLEEQPPVQWGGESWGKPGESSDKYEPSSAFIKLATDVALIGHAYPPQKGATESLVALQVGPLKKAVRVVGERAWYRSMGHVAATKPLPFDKLPLTWERAFGGWDKTDAAKPGYEPRNPVGTGFRASPRNFEEGLKLPNLEDPNEPLREFGQKVTPVGFGFTSPDWHPRAKYAGTYDDAWNKTRKPLLPKDFDRRFFNAAAPGLVAPGYLKGDEPVIIVGASPKGRLSFPLPGQAAPVLTLQLDGLEDATPQMRLDTVMLDTDAEQVVLLWRGHVLLPEGPHDVLGIRVTAEGVSAPKKKS; translated from the coding sequence ATGCCCCATCCGAGCCTCGAAAACGAGACGCCTTTCGCCTTCGACATGATGGGCTTCTCCGACGAGGAGGGGCGCCCGCTGCTGCTGCTCGTGGTGAAGGCCACCTACGGCATCGGTGACTCCGGGCTGAAGCTGCTGGAGGAGCAGCCCCCCGTGCAGTGGGGCGGCGAGTCCTGGGGCAAGCCCGGCGAGTCCAGCGACAAGTACGAGCCGAGCTCCGCGTTCATCAAGCTCGCCACGGACGTGGCGCTCATCGGCCATGCGTACCCGCCGCAGAAGGGCGCCACCGAGTCGCTGGTGGCCCTGCAGGTGGGCCCGCTGAAGAAGGCCGTCCGCGTGGTGGGTGAGCGGGCGTGGTACCGCAGCATGGGCCACGTCGCCGCGACGAAGCCCCTGCCCTTCGACAAGCTGCCCCTCACCTGGGAGCGCGCCTTCGGAGGTTGGGACAAGACGGACGCGGCGAAGCCCGGCTACGAGCCACGCAACCCCGTGGGCACCGGCTTCCGCGCCAGCCCGCGCAACTTCGAGGAGGGGCTGAAGCTGCCCAACCTGGAGGACCCCAACGAGCCGCTGCGCGAGTTCGGACAGAAGGTGACTCCCGTGGGCTTCGGCTTCACCTCGCCCGACTGGCATCCGCGAGCGAAGTACGCAGGCACCTACGACGACGCGTGGAACAAGACGCGCAAGCCGCTGCTGCCCAAGGACTTCGACCGGCGCTTCTTCAACGCCGCCGCGCCGGGGCTCGTCGCGCCCGGCTACCTGAAGGGTGACGAGCCCGTCATCATCGTGGGCGCCTCGCCGAAGGGGCGGCTCTCCTTCCCCCTCCCCGGGCAGGCGGCCCCGGTCCTCACCCTGCAGTTGGACGGCCTCGAGGATGCGACGCCGCAGATGCGCCTGGACACCGTCATGCTCGACACGGACGCGGAGCAGGTCGTGCTGCTGTGGCGCGGGCACGTGCTGCTCCCGGAGGGCCCGCATGACGTGCTCGGCATCCGCGTGACGGCCGAGGGCGTGTCGGCGCCGAAGAAGAAGTCCTGA